The proteins below are encoded in one region of Corvus hawaiiensis isolate bCorHaw1 chromosome 3, bCorHaw1.pri.cur, whole genome shotgun sequence:
- the GGPS1 gene encoding geranylgeranyl pyrophosphate synthase isoform X2: protein MLHNASLLVDDIEDNSKLRRGFPVAHSIYGIPSVINCANYVYFLGLEKVLTLDHPDAVKVFTRQLLELHKGQGLDIYWRDTYTCPTEAEYKAMVLQKTGGLFGLAVGLMQLFSNYKKDLKPLLNTLGLFFQIRDDYANLHSKEYSENKSFCEDLTEGKFSFPTIHAIWSRPESTQVQNILRQRTENIDIKKYCVHYLENVGSFEYTRNTLKELESEAYKQIESLGGNPELVALVQQLSKMFKETAN, encoded by the coding sequence ATGTTGCACAATGCAAGCCTGCTTGTGGACGATATCGAAGATAACTCAAAGCTACGGCGGGGCTTTCCAGTGGCACACAGTATCTATGGAATTCCATCTGTAATCAACTGTGCtaattatgtttattttcttggctTAGAGAAGGTTTTAACCCTTGATCATCCAGATGCCGTTAAAGTTTTTACCCGTCAACTTCTGGAACTCCATAAAGGTCAAGGCTTGGATATTTACTGGAGGGATACTTACACCTGTCCTACGGAGGCTGAGTATAAAGCTATGGTACTGCAAAAGACAGGTGGTCTCTTTGGGTTAGCTGTAGGCCTCATGCAGCTGTTCTCAAATTATAAAAAAGACTTAAAGCCTCTGCTTAACACACTTGGTCTCTTCTTCCAAATAAGAGATGACTATGCCAACTTGCACTCCAAAGAATATAGTGAGAACAAGAGTTTTTGTGAAGACTTAACTGAGGGCAAGTTCTCATTCCCAACCATTCATGCAATTTGGTCAAGACCTGAAAGTACTCAGGTGCAAAACATTTTGCGTCAAAGGACAGAGAACATagatataaaaaaatactgtgtacATTACCTTGAAAATGTTGGTTCCTTTGAGTACACTCGGAATACATTGAAAGAGCTTGAATCTGAAGCCTATAAACAAATTGAATCTCTTGGAGGAAACCCTGAGCTTGTAGCACTAGTTCAACAGCTGAGCAAAATGTTCAAAGaaactgcaaattaa
- the GGPS1 gene encoding geranylgeranyl pyrophosphate synthase isoform X1, producing MDGMDETSKRILEPYQYLLQLPGKQVRTKLSQAFNHWLNVPEDKIQVIIEVTEMLHNASLLVDDIEDNSKLRRGFPVAHSIYGIPSVINCANYVYFLGLEKVLTLDHPDAVKVFTRQLLELHKGQGLDIYWRDTYTCPTEAEYKAMVLQKTGGLFGLAVGLMQLFSNYKKDLKPLLNTLGLFFQIRDDYANLHSKEYSENKSFCEDLTEGKFSFPTIHAIWSRPESTQVQNILRQRTENIDIKKYCVHYLENVGSFEYTRNTLKELESEAYKQIESLGGNPELVALVQQLSKMFKETAN from the exons atggatgggatggatgaaACATCTAAAAGAATCCTAGAGCCATACCAATATTTGCTTCAACTACCAG GTAAGCAAGTGAGAACCAAACTGTCACAGGCCTTTAATCACTGGCTGAATGTTCCAGAAGATAAAATACAG GTTATCATTGAAGTGACAGAGATGTTGCACAATGCAAGCCTGCTTGTGGACGATATCGAAGATAACTCAAAGCTACGGCGGGGCTTTCCAGTGGCACACAGTATCTATGGAATTCCATCTGTAATCAACTGTGCtaattatgtttattttcttggctTAGAGAAGGTTTTAACCCTTGATCATCCAGATGCCGTTAAAGTTTTTACCCGTCAACTTCTGGAACTCCATAAAGGTCAAGGCTTGGATATTTACTGGAGGGATACTTACACCTGTCCTACGGAGGCTGAGTATAAAGCTATGGTACTGCAAAAGACAGGTGGTCTCTTTGGGTTAGCTGTAGGCCTCATGCAGCTGTTCTCAAATTATAAAAAAGACTTAAAGCCTCTGCTTAACACACTTGGTCTCTTCTTCCAAATAAGAGATGACTATGCCAACTTGCACTCCAAAGAATATAGTGAGAACAAGAGTTTTTGTGAAGACTTAACTGAGGGCAAGTTCTCATTCCCAACCATTCATGCAATTTGGTCAAGACCTGAAAGTACTCAGGTGCAAAACATTTTGCGTCAAAGGACAGAGAACATagatataaaaaaatactgtgtacATTACCTTGAAAATGTTGGTTCCTTTGAGTACACTCGGAATACATTGAAAGAGCTTGAATCTGAAGCCTATAAACAAATTGAATCTCTTGGAGGAAACCCTGAGCTTGTAGCACTAGTTCAACAGCTGAGCAAAATGTTCAAAGaaactgcaaattaa